Below is a genomic region from Vitis riparia cultivar Riparia Gloire de Montpellier isolate 1030 chromosome 5, EGFV_Vit.rip_1.0, whole genome shotgun sequence.
CTTAGTTCTTACAAATGAGGACTCcatataaccttttttttttttttttgataggtagaaCTCCATAGAACCTTAAAGAGGGGGTTTTTACCAATCacccatatttttatatattacttgtGATTTTGCATATGGAAGATACTAAAATTCACCTAACAGCAATATAATGGAGAATAATGAAATGTAGTGACAAATTACAATGTCCTTCACTGAGTATGCTTCATGCTTGGTCACTGAACTGGGATGATTATGTTTTATGGTTATGTTGCTGTAAATGAACCCACCTCATCAACTGATATTCTGTATTGAGTCAAGCCCATCAATCCATCTGGACTGTAGCCCATCTTATCAGTTCATTAGCTCAATAATCACAACACTTGAGCAGGGCAAGTGGGTTTCCATGttataaaaacagaaaaatatcaACAAGCCATTTGAACCTAGGAGGTGTTGATGAACATCTGTGGCcttatttatgttaaatttgaagatgagaGAACATCTACATCCTTAGTTTATGCTAAATATGAAATTGAGATCCACAAATAAGGGATTGGGTTAACTGATCAAACCCCTCTACCATCTGCAACAAGGTCATTTTTCAGTTCCATTGTTGATTAAGACATTTCCTTTGCTCATAGTTATTGGGAAATAACTGCTTctattttatgtataaaaataaataaatcaatttagcTTTTCTGGTGACACCTGTAATTAACATGATTTTTCACCCACTGATGAGAAGCAGCTACCATAAACATGCAGGTGCTATATTTGTTAGATATTGCAAACAGGCTCATTAGAAACTGTGTGAAAGTATTGGCCATTTCTAGACTCACTTTTGTTTTCTATGAAAAAAAGGGTAAGTCTTATCAAAGAGTCTGCATATCGCTATTCCCccattctttttatttccttcttccTTGCTGGTTGATCTGTGATATTAATCTTTGAGAATCTTGTTTAGTTATTTGTTGAGGTTCTTTTCATTgttcttgttttctttcaacCATAAATACATGGAAGATATTTGGAATGGTCTAGTAATATATTAGTCCTTTTGCATGTTTTTATGTACAGACTCTTTCCAATTTGCATCGTGGTATGAGAAGACGCTGTCTAGTTTTTGAGATGGCAGGAGTTCGTAGAAAAAACATGGATGATGGTTCAAATTGTAGTTCTTCCATGTTATCACAATCTGATGGAACATTTGTGCCTAATGACAAGCAACTAGTACCTCTTAAACCTGGGAATGATTCTTCACGACGCATTCTACCTGGAATAGGTTTGCACTTAAATGCTCTTGCTACAACTTCAAAGGACTACAACATTGTCAAGCATGAAACTTTAACTTCAGGAAGGCAGTTAATAAGTGTGCCAAGCTCCTCTGGCTCATATCTTTCTGCAATAGAAGGTCAAGAACCTGTAAATAAATCTTTGGCTTTAAACTCTTTAGACAGAGAGACAGACCCTGCTGAAAATGGATTTCAGGCTCTGGAAGATGCTTCTCAGGCATCTGCATATGCGATTAGTGAAGAGCTCAATCAGAGTAGCCCCAAAAAAAAGAGGCATGTGCAATTTACTCATCATTCTTATagatttagtattttttatatatctccTTTAGTAATgtattcagtttttttttatctttcaggCGTAGGTTGGAACATGGTGGAGAAACTGAGGGCTGCAAGCGCTGTAACTGCAAGAAATCTAAATGCTTGAAGCTGTAAGtccttatattttgtttcattttgaattaaaacaaGGTAGTTCAAAGTCCAGACTTAATGTGCTTATGAATGGTTGGCTATATTTAAGTCTCGGTTTCTGTATTATTATGCTCCCAATTGATTAATTTTGTTTCTAGTTTTGTTGTCATGGTTTAGAATCTTGATCAATTCAGTGATGATGAATAGGATATTGAAGTGGCTCCTTGAGTTTATGGAACCTTTgttaaaaacatcatttttgtgCTATGCTCTTAGACCTATCAGAAACACTTCTAATCATGCCATACTCTTCTGGTATGTACATACCTTTTCTCATATGGGCCCCTAAGGCTTAACTTGGTGGCAAGGGATTTAGAGGGTGAATGGGCAGGTTTGAGTTTTAATttcaagtaaagaaaaaaaaaaagttgactATAAACTACTGTCTTTTCTCATATATGGCCCCCACTAATGGTAGCATGATAAGATCTTTTACAGTTATTTGAGATAATGGAGCCTTGCTAATCATAGCAGATATACTTCTCTGCAACTTCATGTTCATCAGTGGTTTGATTTTGGTTAAACTTGGAAGAGTCCTGATCAAGCAATCAGATTTTGGTCCAACCGGGAATGTATGCACATAGACCCACAGTTTCCTGAACTTCATTCTGTGTCTGTGAATCATGCTTCCTCCATTTGCTGCTTCTAAAACTTGCAAGAAACCTTTTTGAAATTAGAGAAACTCTCATCTGGAAGTGACATTTCCATGTCAATTTCATGTTCTCAACACTTTCAGGCTTTCCTATGGTTGACATATTTATATCTCAGGGGTTCATCTCCAGAGTAACTACTGTTGTCCTGTTCATTGTATCTTTTAAGGTTGCATTCCTTTCTTACATGTGCTATACTCTCCCCTGGACCCACTTCCAAACAGGTAACTCTGAATACAAGTTCACATAAATCTGTGGACAGTAAAGGAGACCTTTGGACTCAATAAATGCTTCTTGAGACTAAACAGCTAATATAGGCAAATCCATAAATAAATTCTTGTTAATTGGCTGCTATATTAGTGTACACTAGAGAAATCTCCCTAGGGGGCTGCATCTACTGACCTCTCCAGGTAGGCTATGTGGAATCCATCTAAGGTCATGTAGCACCTTACATCTAAGATCATGGCATTGTTCATAGAAGTCCTTTTCTGGGTAGTCGAGTTCCAATTACAATATAACTTCCAGCTCCATCAATTCTATGTTATATTTAGTTGAGGTCAAATATACTATCCTTGTTATGCTTCTGAATCATTTCTTCTCTCCTATTACTTCAAGTGGAGTCAGTTATATTTCCATTgcctgttttttctttctattgcAGTTTATGGctgttttctgttttattttgtctttgaaTCTTTGAGGGGGgcaaaggaaaatgagaaatttattttatttccttctgtTTTATTCTTATGATTTGACCTTTTAAGCTTCTTCATGCAGTTACTGTGAATGCTTTGCTGCTGGTGTCTACTGTGTAGAGCCATGTTCATGCCAAGAATGCTTTAACAAACCTATTCATGAAGATACTGTTCTTGCAACTCGCAAACAGATCGAATCTCGGAATCCACTAGCATTTGCTCCCAAAGTGATTAGGAGCTCTGATTCTTTGCCGGAAGTTGGGGTTAGGACATAATTCTTGCCTTATGTTTATACAGAAAATCTGAACTGCTAGTTACCCTGTTAAGTGAGGTTTTCTCTTGCAGGATGAACCTAGCAAAACTCCAGCTTCAGCACGACACAAAAGAGGATGCAACTGCAAGAAATCAAGTTGCCTAAAGAAATATTGCGAATGCTATCAGGTTTTTCCCTTGGTTCAccctatattttttttgatgttCTATATCATCTGATTCAGAATTGGTGTCTTTCTTCTCAAAGGGTGGTGTTGGATGCTCCATTAACTGCCGGTGTGAAGGGTGTAAGAATGCATTTGGTAGAAAGGATGGTTAGTGTGCCTAAGCTTTCATGAAACTAAATGTTGTGCATCCTGTGTCATTGACGTTCTTCTAGTTTGAACTGTTTCTTTTGTCCTTGATTCTTCAGGTTCTGCTCTTATAGGAATGGAAGCAGAActagaagaagaaacagagacATTAGAGAAGGGTGTGGTGGACAAGAATTTGCAGAAATCAATTGTACAGAATGATGAGGAATATCTGGATTCTGCTCTTCCAGTGACACCATTGCGCACTTGCAGGTTTGATTCTCTCAAACAATTTTTGGCCAATGAAGTTGACAGTCATTATTATGATTTTCTAAAAGGACATTTTGCATGCCAGGCAACCATCTCAATTGTCATTTCCCTCAAAGACCAAACTACCACGATCGTCTTTTCTCACTATTGGGTCCTCATCTGGGTTGCATACTAGCCAAATATTTGGAAAGCCAAATTTTCCACAGCCTCAGTCCAAGTTTGAGAAGAAATTCCAAACCATCCCAGAAGATGAGATGCCTGAGATTCTTCGAGGCAATTGCTCTCCCACCAGTAGTAGCATCAAGACTGCTTCTCCCAACAGTAAGAGGGTGTCTCCTCCTCACTGTGATTTCGGATCGTCCCCTAGTCGAAGGAGTGGCCGGAAGTTGATACTGCAATCCATCCCATCATTTCCTTCTCTTACACCTCAGCATTAAATGTTGGTGTTTCCATGGAGTTGAGATGAAATTATTTACGATCTTATGCAAGTATGTTGTTTATCTTATGTCAGGTTGGAATTTTCTTCTGTACTCTAGCAATAAAGATTACATCTTGCTCTCATAATATCCAACTACCCCTCATAGAAGTCTCACTTTTAGcccttcttgttcttattttgtgaGCCTTTTCATGGTCTTAGCATCTTGTTGGGCCTTCTTCAAACCGTCTTGAGTTGTTTGCCACTTGTGGTAGGCACCTCCTAAGCTGGATGCTTAAACAATTCAAGGGTATGCATAAAAGCTGATTGACCCGATCAAATCGAATCGAACTGATCAATTTTAACCATTTCGATTTTCTGAATGTAAAATTGATTTGGtccattgttttttatttaaaaaattaataatcaatcaaatcaaatcgAAACAAATGGATACACCCTTATCATATGTAATAATTattgattatattattaatttgttgTGTATCTTTGACCTTCAGTAGGACTCTTAAATTATGCCTACGTAGCTTGTCTTTTTGGTTTTGGCccaaacttataaaaataaaaaataaaaacaatttttattgttaaataggacttaaattattattattaaattgaatGTTTCCTCTTTAAGTTTAATTGTCTACTaaatcaatcaaattttattttaattcttgaaaAACTAAGTCTTAATACCTAAATTTAAGGTCTGTTTAATAGATtctaagaaacatttttaatttaaaaagtatgtatttgaaaataaaaattaggtgtttgataaattttatgaaatattttttaaaaaattttaaattatttatagtgtttcTTAAATAAACACTTGATAAGTAATCCTTGTaaaaacattctttttttttttaaatgacaatCCCACacaatttgaaaacaaaaaaaaaaaataaaagcatttttaattaaaatattctaaaattatgtttgaaagtgattctaaataaaatattttaatatttttaatatttgaatgataaaaaattttaaatattagaaataataataaggatgtGATTTACACCCGGTGTGACAAGATCCTATTAGAAGCCCAACTCCCAATGGgccaattaaaaaattaaataattacaaatcCATCGTTAAAttgacaaataataataataataaataaaataatatacctggattgattgaaaagaaaaatcttcttcaaactaaaggaaaagtagaaaaaaatagaaggtattacataaatttaaaattaataaattattttatattttattttatttatttaacttgaagattaaataatttaaaatcatataaatttctcattaattttaatttaatttaaatttattttatactttttttatagtacattcaaacattaaaaaaaaattatatttttaattttttttttaaattcttaataaaCCTCCCAATGTCAACCCTAACCCATTGAATGATGATGTAAGCTCCAATTATGACTCCCAAGTTTAATTATAGGACCTAAGTGCTTACATCCTTACTATGATTGGCACAAATGATTCATTTTATCTGACGGAATTCTACTATTATTGTATATTtgaattgaataatttattaagagGTACCTTGACACGTGTTACATAATCTTTTCAAGAACTactaatttttatcattgacgcatgaaaatgtatattttaattgaatcaTTTATTTCAGATAGACGTGTGTTGTACAAGTTTCTCGAGAAAAACAAGTTgaataatgaagaaaatgattcaAGTTGAACGTATATTATAGCATAAGGATTACGcgtgtttggtaaaccaataacttaatttaacttattaaataaattaaatatatttgataaaataatttaatgatgtgatccaaagtaaaaaataattttaagtaataaataaaaataattaatttattttcaagtccatattttcattttactttttatcttatttactCTAATTATTTTAACGATTTTTTTATAACTCTATGACCTCTATTGTTACTTGACTTTCtttactttaattataatttatgaggataattatattaattttaagatctaaaataaattttaaattaattttatcgaataattttaatacttaaaataagaattaagtataagttttaagtcaataacttaaatataatttaacttaaagtcaacttaagtcattaaataataaatattaagttttagaaatatttattgGGTATTTGTAAAccaattaataacttaaagtaacttaataatttaatttaagtcattaagtaaattaagtatgtttggtaaaataattaatgacatgatcttaaaaaaaacaattaacttattattaagtcatttttttatcttatttatccTATTTACCTTCTAATCTCTTTTCTATCCCACGTTAGTCAACCTCTTTTACCCTAtgatttatgaagataaatatgttaatttaatgatataaaataattctaaattaattttattaaataacgtaatatttaaaataagaattaagtaatatatttaatttaaaatcaataaaaattaaataataaatataaattttatcaaacatcattaaaatatttcttaataatttttaaaataaaattatcaatttaatttaatacatTAATGTCTTGCATGTAGACATAATTAGTACTTGTAAgaaaggtaaagaaaaaaagaaaaaagaatgagcATCGTTCACGAAATCCTAAAATCCATCTCATGATGATtctgtttattaaaaattaacttaagaCATAAAAACTTTAGAAAAGTTAATCAGACCTTGATCATTTTGCTTTGAAACAAAGGCTGAAACCACAACATGTTTTTGGCAGGTTTCTGTGGCATTTCTGGTTTGATGATGGCAAAATTCTACCTACTGATGCTGCCACTAAGCTTCTCTcgtttctattttatttatttatttttttcctaaagaaTTGTGTCGTACACTACTCCACTCAATTAATTGCTAGTGCAggtgtttgtctttttttttcttcaatgacATCATGCCAATCTAGTGAAGCTCTTCGTTACCCTTTCCATTTCTTTAATGTGGAGGATGCCTGATTAGCAGTTAAAATGAGAGGAACCAGAGATAAAGCATATAACAACTAAGGATAGGATCTTGCAAGGCCCCTACCTCTTTTTTCATACTAGTCACTAGTAGCTAGGAATCTCTCCAGTACTTTCAGTTTCAGACACTAATAAAGTGAAGGGAcagaaaatgtaaaatattcaACCTTTTCTATACTTGTATGGAATCTCTCCAAGCTAGACAAGTTCAAGTTCATGGGTGTGTTCCACTACTATAATTGTTGAGGAATCATGAGGTTCAAGGGAGCTGATGATGGATTCAAAGCGAAGACTGAAGAGAAGGGGCCATCTTGCAGACAACCCAATCCAGAGGTCAAGACTTTCCTGGCCCCCAGGGCCCCAGTCTGAATTAGGTGGGGCCTAGGAGGGTCCCTTTCTCCTTGTCTGTAATTCCATCTGCAGCAAGGGATGCCCCTTTGTCATTTATGTTTGGCCCGCCTTGCTTAGCACGTGAGAACCTTTTCAAAGTTGGCCCATTATTCTGCCCTTTTTTGCTACTCATGCATGGCTCTCTGAAAAAGAGAGATATCCATCTCCTACCCACCATCATCATTCCATGTATCTTCCACTTCTGCAATTGACTCAGAAAGTGGTTGCATGCATTGGACCACcctttagttgatttttgtaaaagatCAAGAAGTTGGATTGTTGGACCATTCAGTTTTCacattattcaatattttcaaaaacaaatttagtaTATCATAAATGACAACAAATTTAGAAGATGGCCCATTTTGAAGACaaggataaaaaagaaaaaaaaaaaacaaagggttTGGAGACATGTGAGGGGAAATTGGCTCATATGGGCACATGGATGGGCATGGAGAACATGACTTTTCAGTATGGGAGTTGAGTAAGGGGGAAAGGGTAGGGAGTGGCTCTCATTGTTTTCTCACTTGCATCCACAAAGAACCAGCAAAATTATACCACCATGCTCACAAACTTTCAGAATCTTTAGGGAAACATGGAGGGCATAGCTGGCTGCTCCACTAAAAAACGAAAATATGATTTGGCTTTTATCATTGTTTAGGGCCccaattgcttttcttttcacGTTTCAAAGGCAAGTTGTTAAATGGGGTTGGTGGGGTGGTGTGTGATTTATGAGAGGTAGATATGGAGTTCAATTCTGGACCAAGCTCCATTCTGATATCATATGGGTCTCATCCACTTTTTCACACTCAATTATATGAGAGAGAGTGTGTATGAAGGTGTTTTCACATCAAGTGTCGGTGTGTTTTCAAATGGTGGCAGGGCAGCTATGGTGGGGGGCAACCATCAGGGAAAATTAGGCTTTTAATGTGGGAATGGAAAAGGGTAAAAGGGGTTTGGCCTGCAGTGCACTCAAACAAACTGGGTTTGTCCTTAATTGTCAGTAATAATTAGGATTTGGATTAACTCTAATTTTGAACAACAAAGCAAAAGGTTaacaaaatagtgaaaaatcaGAGCTTGTCAATAGCccaattaaaattgaaataagattAGGTTGGAGTTGGTTGGACAGCTGTAGGTTTGAATTTATAGAACAAGGTTGAATGATATGATAACTTGAGTTATAAATCAAAAGAATATGacccaaatatatatatctcataCATAGGATAGGGTAtgtaccaaaattaaaattgtgaCACCAATTTCAAAAGCTAGAAATGCCAAGTCTCAAAAGCAACTTCATTTTGTCAGTTTGTGCCACCAAAATGCTGTTGAGGAGATGAGACATCGTATAAAGTGACTCATCTCTTCTATatagaaatgattttaatttctgTTGAGCTTGTTTTGTTATAGACTTATTGCTAAACATCACTTTACTTTTGAagtaaaacaaaactaaaaatccACTCTCCCTTACATCAGGACCCTTAACCACTATGAaatgacccttttttttttaatatattggtGAGCAGTAAGCTCTTTCATTGCTGATTAtcctcatctctctctctctctctctctctctctctctccatcttTCTCTTCCATTTTGATGTAAAACATGACTGACTTCACTTCCTGACAAACTAAAATCCTTTCCCCtcctttttttctcaaaattctgaatttgaagaatttgaattaagCTTCATGATCTGTGTACCTCAACTAACATCATTGAATTGCACTTTCCCTTGAACACAAGTCTACTCATGAAAAAGGCCACACCACCATAAAAGTCATGGTTGATTGTGATGTTAAGATAATTGTCAACAAAAGATACATCTACCAACTCCATAGACATAATATGTCTTTCTTTCCCCGTATTTGCAAGCATTGAGATCCACTCTTAATGGGTCTTCTTCCATAAAATACAACTTAGAGAAATTTTATGCTAATTATAAACATCATGTAATGTTTTATCAGAACAAAAAACCATGCACATAtgcattcaaatttttaaaatgggtaAATATAATCTACAAAAAATGAATGGATTGTGGTATTTTAGATAACAATTTATCAACAATTGAGAAGGGTACGGGATAACAATAAGACGGGTTTGGGACAAATTATCCTATTTAAATTCTATCTTcctcttaaataaaatttgatctAACCTAACCcgagttttaaaagaaaaatcttaaatttgttGTTATGCTAACTTTTATCCTAAATTCGTTTGATTAGGGATAGTGCGGGTACTGCCTCATTCCTGTACGTGGATGAAGGTAAAAAAATGAGGACAAACTTGCTGTTATGCATCACTTCAGTTCAGAGACCACGACTAGCACCACTGTGGTCCATGGaccattttgattttatgcacatcaaatatatgataaaagatTTTAGATGAGTTGTCCAACCATTCATAGGTGGGTGGGCCCAAAGTCATACAAAGTCCAAATCCCACGCCCTCATCTCCCTCCCATGTGCTGATCATAAATTCAAAGGTGCTGATGTAGAAGACTCCATTGCTGAGCATGCTCACTCCCCTCCCCCCCACAGCTGAAATGATCATATAATGAGTATAATTGTTCCTGCAATAATACCTCATCATTCACAAATCACCCATATATATTCTGCAATCATTATTCCTTTTGGTTTAGGCACGGCTATCTTATTATTGCCATCTTTTAACTGAATTTAGCTTCATGGTTGTAAGGCATAGCCATCTCAATTTGGCATGGTCGGCCCGaaagcttaaatttttttaatgcattggTGAGAAGGGTGGTGCCGCCACCGCCCAGATGCTCACGGGCCACCTTTTACCTTTAAATAAAGTGTGCTAAActtaattcaatttatttaattaatctttaACCAGGAAGAGTAGTAGCCACAAAATCAGAATCAAGGATTGGACCCATTATGAAGCAACCTCCAACCACATCTGCTTTTCTTCATTATTGGGGTTTGAGACATATATAGCCTACTGTTTGCCGACTGCAATAATTTTCTACCATATATGGCTACAAGTCAATGGTTAGCTGCTTGCTCATGGAGTTGCCTTTTTCATAATATGggcatggtttttttttttgttttttgtttttgtttttgttttttcaactgAATTGTTTTGAGGGAAAGAGCCCATAATATCATAACTTTTTGGATAGGGAAATGATGATCTCTTTTACTTTGCTGTGGTGCTTTGCTTCATGTTGTAAGAAAGTGGAAATATGTTGGATGTTGTAATGAAAAAACAATCACatggtttatttttttcttataggaTTAGTACTTTATTTTCCATAATCTTAAATTTCGTTTAACATGGTTTATTCgaaatacttttaattaaagCGTTATGAGGAGCTTTTcgataattcttttaatttttgaaagtgtttttaaaattttgggaaatgtttgatttttttttttttatagattttgttAAACCTGTAAATGAAACAACTTGAAAGTGGAACTCTtaataaaacaaacaattaGGGAGgggaaatgaagaagaagattgtTTTAAATCAGAAATGTGGTGTTTCCAAATCAGTGGACCGCTGTAAAAACCCAAGAAAAGACATTTTTGAGATGCTAAGCAATGTTGGGATTAGATTACTGATTT
It encodes:
- the LOC117914951 gene encoding protein tesmin/TSO1-like CXC 2 isoform X2, which gives rise to MDTPERNQIAAPISKFEDSPVFNFINSLSPIKPVKSAHIAQTFNSLSFVSLPSIFTSPHVSSHKESRFLRRHNFSDPSKPEFSSVNGNKVSTNEEVMDADQLCGNSGKPLEDFDPRSSIGKASFEPNNGHSELAIELPQTLKYGCGSPDCDPTPCGGTEVELASKSGSLAPFSEEASETGRFNSQLHLKGMCQIEQKKEEAGCDWESLISDAADLLIFDSPDDTRAFKGLIQKSLDPGTSVCASLGSQFSQDDVSDLQKKQFVGSDDSGEHETDDPSTQPEEASKLNGMDQKQENLANTSFKDCMGSNASGEMDNEGGTSIPVPSKTLSNLHRGMRRRCLVFEMAGVRRKNMDDGSNCSSSMLSQSDGTFVPNDKQLVPLKPGNDSSRRILPGIGLHLNALATTSKDYNIVKHETLTSGRQLISVPSSSGSYLSAIEGQEPVNKSLALNSLDRETDPAENGFQALEDASQASAYAISEELNQSSPKKKRRRLEHGGETEGCKRCNCKKSKCLKLYCECFAAGVYCVEPCSCQECFNKPIHEDTVLATRKQIESRNPLAFAPKVIRSSDSLPEVGDEPSKTPASARHKRGCNCKKSSCLKKYCECYQGGVGCSINCRCEGCKNAFGRKDGMEAELEEETETLEKGVVDKNLQKSIVQNDEEYLDSALPVTPLRTCRQPSQLSFPSKTKLPRSSFLTIGSSSGLHTSQIFGKPNFPQPQSKFEKKFQTIPEDEMPEILRGNCSPTSSSIKTASPNSKRVSPPHCDFGSSPSRRSGRKLILQSIPSFPSLTPQH
- the LOC117914951 gene encoding protein tesmin/TSO1-like CXC 2 isoform X1 codes for the protein MDTPERNQIAAPISKFEDSPVFNFINSLSPIKPVKSAHIAQTFNSLSFVSLPSIFTSPHVSSHKESRFLRRHNFSDPSKPEFSSVNGNKVSTNEEVMDADQLCGNSGKPLEDFDPRSSIGKASFEPNNGHSELAIELPQTLKYGCGSPDCDPTPCGGTEVELASKSGSLAPFSEEASETGRFNSQLHLKGMCQIEQKKEEAGCDWESLISDAADLLIFDSPDDTRAFKGLIQKSLDPGTSVCASLGSQFSQDDVSDLQKKQFVGSDDSGEHETDDPSTQPEEASKLNGMDQKQENLANTSFKDCMGSNASGEMDNEGGTSIPVPSKTLSNLHRGMRRRCLVFEMAGVRRKNMDDGSNCSSSMLSQSDGTFVPNDKQLVPLKPGNDSSRRILPGIGLHLNALATTSKDYNIVKHETLTSGRQLISVPSSSGSYLSAIEGQEPVNKSLALNSLDRETDPAENGFQALEDASQASAYAISEELNQSSPKKKRRRLEHGGETEGCKRCNCKKSKCLKLYCECFAAGVYCVEPCSCQECFNKPIHEDTVLATRKQIESRNPLAFAPKVIRSSDSLPEVGDEPSKTPASARHKRGCNCKKSSCLKKYCECYQGGVGCSINCRCEGCKNAFGRKDGSALIGMEAELEEETETLEKGVVDKNLQKSIVQNDEEYLDSALPVTPLRTCRQPSQLSFPSKTKLPRSSFLTIGSSSGLHTSQIFGKPNFPQPQSKFEKKFQTIPEDEMPEILRGNCSPTSSSIKTASPNSKRVSPPHCDFGSSPSRRSGRKLILQSIPSFPSLTPQH